Proteins found in one Fusarium keratoplasticum isolate Fu6.1 chromosome 12, whole genome shotgun sequence genomic segment:
- a CDS encoding AAA domain-containing protein, producing MGNLDDIPLMPLSEAFYTLPKLKPTAKVIQFSSGDEIELCFETEVDGLFDDDAPSTEPCRIIWAPSSLLEEEDSIEDILHLIDEKAFDEEFDHSLESADLCLDSSQDASKGVAARVDKIREGCNEFEKQLLNAVVLPDDIDVSFDDVHVDPAAVTSLRALTALATAAPLAFTYGLLAKEKILGVLLHGPPGMGKTMLAKAVAKEAHVSFLPVSGADFLSKWVGEDEKLVRAIFSIARKLDPCVIFIDEADSVFRQRTEDDSSWKRDLVSQFLLEWDGVKGGAKGGFVMAATNRMSDIDPAVLRRLPRRIFVGVPTAAQREGILRIHLRDESLGPDVTVEELAKLTDSYSGSDLKSLCVSAAMAAVYESIYGNTSLSGKIKAGRRTRRKQMERKLCMRHFEQAMGEIVATSQGGSANAASPLKKSVGQQDPGIDAPSLAKFKKFGNMYAGNGNDN from the exons ATGGGCAACTTGGACGACATTCCCCTAATGCCACTATCGGAGGCATTTTACACTCTCCCTAAACTCAAACCAACAGCCAAAGTGATTCAGTTCTCATCTGGAGATGAGATAGAACTCTGCTTCGAAACCGAGGTTGACGGGTTGTTCGATGACGACGCACCTTCGACCGAGCCGTGCCGAATTATTTGGGCACCGTCTAGCCtactcgaggaggaggactcgATAGAAGATATCCTGCACTTGATCGATGAAAAAGCCTTTGACGAAGAGTTTGACCATAGCCTTGAGAGCGCAGACTTGTGCCTAGACTCTTCACAGGATGCATCGAAGGGGGTTGCAGCCAGGGTCGACAAGATTCGTGAGGGATGCAacgagtttgagaagcaaCTATTGAACGCTGTTGTGCTACCTG ACGATATCGACGTCTCATTTGACGACGTTCACGTCGACCCTGCAGCCGTCACCTCACTCCgggccttgacagccttggcaacCGCCGCGCCGCTCGCATTCACTTACGGCCTACTCGCTAAAGAAAAGATTCTTGGTGTTCTTCTCCATGGCCCTCCTGGCATGGGCAAGACGATGCTCGCCAAAGCTGTCGCAAAGGAAGCCCACGTCAGCTTTCTGCCTGTCTCTGGCGCCGACTTTCTCTCAAAATGGGTAGGCGAGGATGAGAAACTCGTCCGCGCCATCTTTTCCATCGCTCGCAAACTTGACCCTTGCGTCATCTTCATTGATGAGGCCGACTCCGTCTTTCGTCAGCGTACAGAGGACGATAGCTCCTGGAAGAGAGACCTCGTATCGCAATTCCTCTTAGAGTGGGACGGAGTCAAGGGCGGCGCCAAAGGGGGCTTTGTCATGGCAGCCACCAACAGAATGTCAGACATTGACCCAGCCGTGCTACGTCGTCTGCCGAGACGTATCTTCGTCGGTGTTCCCACGGCCGCTCAACGTGAGGGTATCCTCAGGATACACCTGAGAGATGAGAGTCTTGGCCCTGATGTGACTGTAGAAGAGTTGGCCAAGTTGACGGACTCATACTCAGGCTCAGATCTAAAGAGTCTTTGTGTTtcagcagccatggcggctgtTTACGAGTCAATCTACGGCAACACTAGCTTGAGCGGCAAGATAAAGGCGGGtagaaggacaaggaggaaACAGATGGAGCGAAAGCTATGCATGCGTCACTTTGAACAGGCTATGGGCGAGATTGTGGCCACTTCTCAGGGTGGTTCAGCAAATGCTGCGTCTCCGCTGAAGAAGAGTGTGGGACAACAGGATCCCGGTATCGATGCGCCTTCACTTGCCAAGTTTAAAAAGTTTGGGAATATGTATGCCGGAAATGGGAATGATAATTAG
- a CDS encoding GST N-terminal domain-containing protein produces the protein MASTTSGTIVLYDIAHKPPVEESCCSPNPWKSRFALNFKGVPYSMKWVGLPDISRVRRGLELPAGRKLADGSDFYTLPILEDPATGVKLGDSFDIAVWLQKTHPDSGAGDLFPEQTLDFKFVPLFDFPAPLSEQSDGGFPEYLHFNTNVDTAFSSHVPLMVENMPLDPATAEQSKAEFVRRSGLKSWDDFMLSPEARTGILASFKNMLGDLAKLFTKNADGPFLLGQQVSYADFIVGAWLRMSMITLPKSEWEDVKSWHDGVFGKLHDALDKYAEVKPGVKV, from the coding sequence ATGGCTTCAACCACCTCAGGCACCATTGTCCTCTACGACATCGCTCACAAACCCCCGGTGGAGGAATCATGCTGCTCGCCAAACCCATGGAAGAGCCGCTTCGCCCTCAACTTCAAGGGTGTCCCCTACTCCATGAAATGGGTCGGCCTGCCCGACATCTCAAGGGTCCGTCGgggccttgagctccccGCCGGTCGCAAGTTGGCCGATGGCAGCGACTTTTACACACTTCCCATCCTCGAGGATCCTGCCACCGGCGTCAAGCTTGGTGACTCGTTCGACATTGCTGTTTGGCTGCAAAAAACGCATCCTGACTCTGGAGCTGGCGATTTGTTCCCTGAGCAAACTCTTGACTTCAAGTTTGTGCCCCTGTTTGACTTCCCTGCGCCCTTGTCAGAGCAGTCAGATGGTGGTTTTCCCGAGTACCTTCATTTCAACACAAACGTCGATACGGCCTTTAGCTCCCACGTTCCTCTGATGGTTGAAAACATGCCTCTGGACCCCGCTACCGCCGAGCAGAGCAAGGCCGAATTTGTCCGCCGCTCTGGCCTCAAGTCTTGGGATGATTTCATGCTATCCCCCGAGGCGCGCACAGGAATTCTGGCATCTTTCAAGAACATGCTGGGTGATTTAGCCAAGCTGTTCACCAAGAACGCCGATGGACCTTTCTTGCTCGGCCAGCAGGTTAGCTATGCGGATTTCATCGTTGGAGCCTGGCTTCGCATGTCGATGATTACTCTACCCAAGTCGGAATGGGAGGATGTCAAGAGCTGGCACGATGGCGTGTTCGGGAAGCTGCACGATGCTCTGGACAAGTACGCCGAGGTGAAGCCTGGTGTGAAGGTGTAA
- a CDS encoding Catalase-peroxidase — protein sequence MRRLRAHPVRHTTTSLRTQIARTGIYVNSEGPDANSNPADSALDIRVNFDRMGMNDEETVALIVGGHTFGKTHGAVPGSNIGPEPEAADLGEMGLGWHNKVGEGNGPNQMTSGLEVIWTKTPTKWSNGFLTSLLTNNWTLVESPAGAHQWEAVNGTVDYPDPFDKTKFRRATMLTSDLALIHDPEYLKICKRWQKNPEELRKAFGRAWFKLLHRDLGPVSRYQGPEVPKEKFTWQDPLPERKGDVIGDDDIATLKAELLAAKGLGVSKLVSTAWNAASTFRNSDKRGGANGARIALKPQRSWASNNPEQLEQVLSALKAIQKKFNSGYKTKQVSLADLIVLGGVAAVEKAAHDAGFTDIKVPFTPGRVDATQDQTDVRSFGFLEPLADGFRNYGHGTARARTEELLVDKAALLTLTPPELTVLVGGLRALNANFDGSSKGILTTKKGQLTNDFFVNLLDAATTWTKQDSQGELWTGTDRKTKAKKWTATRADLVFGSHAELRAISEVYGSADAKEKFVKDFIAAWDKVMNLDRFDVKAKN from the exons atgaGACGGCTACGCGCTCATCCCGTTCGCCACACTACAACCTCGCTCAGAACTCAGATCGCCAGAACCGGTATCTACGTGAATTCAGAGGGACCTGATGCTAACTCTAATCCCGCTGATTCTGCTTTGGATATTCGTGTCAACTTTGACCGTATGGGTATGAATGATGAGGAGACTGTTGCTCTCATTGTTGGTGGTCACACTTTTGGCAAGACCCACGGCGCTGTTCCTGGTT CCAATATTGGCCCCGAGCCTGAGGCTGCTGACCTTGGAGAGATGGGCCTGGGATGGCACAACAAGGTTGGTGAGGGTAACGGTCCCAACCAGATGACTAGTGGACTTGAAGTCATCTGGACCAAGACCCCTACTAA GTGGAGCAACGGCTTCCTCACCAGTCTTCTCACCAACAACTGGACCCTCGTCGAGAGCCCTGCCGGCGCCCATCAATGGGAAGCTGTCAACGGCACAGTCGACTACCCCGATCCCTTCGACAAGACCAAGTTCCGCCGCGCCACCATGCTGACTAGCGATCTCGCTCTCATCCACGACCCCGAGTACCTCAAGATCTGCAAGCGGTGGCAGAAGAACCCCGAGGAGCTCCGCAAGGCCTTTGGCCGCGCCTGGTTTAAGCTCCTCCACCGTGATCTTGGCCCCGTTTCTCGTTACCAGGGTCCCGAGGTTCCCAAGGAGAAGTTCACTTGGCAGGATCCTCTTCCTGAGCGCAAGGGTGATGtcattggtgatgatgatattGCCActctcaaggccgagctgcttgctgccaagggtcttggtgtttcCAAGCTTGTTTCCACCGCTTGGAATGCTGCTTCTACTTTCCGTAACTCCGATAAGCGTGGTGGTGCCAACGGTGCCCGCATTGCCCTTAAGCCTCAGCGCAGCTGGGCCAGCAACAATCCCGAACAGCTTGAGCAGGTTCTTAGCGCTCTCAAGGCTATCCAGAAGAAGTTCAACTCTGGATACAAGACCAAGCAGGTTTCTCTGGCTGACTTGATTGtccttggtggtgttgctgctgttgagaagGCTGCTCACGATGCTGGCTTCACAGATATCAAGGTCCCTTTCACCCCTGGTCGCGTCGACGCCACTCAGGACCAGACTGATGTCCGATCTTTCGGTTTCCTCGAGCCTCTTGCTGACGGATTCCGCAACTACGGCCATGGAACCGCCCGCGCCCGCACTGAGGAGCTCCTCGTTGACAAGGCCGCCCTCCTCACCCTGACTCCTCCTGAGCTGaccgtcctcgtcggcggtCTCCGCGCCCTCAATGCCAACTTTGACGGCTCCTCGAAGGGTattctcaccaccaagaagggTCAGCTCACCAACGACTTCTttgtcaacctcctcgacgccgCCACTACTTGGACCAAGCAGGATTCCCAGGGTGAGCTCTGGACCGGCACCGACcgcaagaccaaggccaagaagtggACTGCCACTCGTGCTGATCTCGTCTTTGGATCGCACGCTGAGCTTCGGGCCATTTCCGAGGTTTATGGCAGCGCggatgccaaggagaagTTTGTCAAGGACTTTATTGCCGCTTGGGACAAGGTCATGAACCTGGACCGCTTTGATGTTAAGGCCAAGAACTAG